The Streptomyces sp. DG1A-41 genomic sequence ACCGCGCAGGCCAAGGCGCGCACCCCGCCACACCCGCGCAGGCCGCCACAGGCACCCCGCCCAACCGCCGGAGGCCATAGCGCTCCGCAACCACATGCACACACCTCGAATCGGTTCAACCTCTTGACGGGAGGCGACCCGAACGGCTCAGCTTAGAGTTCACTAGTTGGACATGGACGGGGTCTCATCGATGCGGCCCCGCGCGCAGGAGGTCGTCGTGGAGACTCCGGGGTCGCAGTCGTCGCTGCACCGAGCCAACCTGGAGCGGGTCGTACGAGCCGTGCGCCTGGCGGGCTCCCTCACCCAGGCCGAGATCGCGCGGACGACGGGCCTGTCCGCGGCGACGGTGTCCAACATCGTCCGGGAATTGAAGGACAGAGGCACCGTCGAGGTCACGCCGACCTCGGCAGGAGGGCGCCGGGCCCGCAGCGTGTCGTTGAGCGGGGACGCCGGCATCGTCATCGGGGTCGACTTCGGCCACACCCACCTGCGCGTCGCGATCGGGAACCTCGCCCACCAGGTCCTCGCCGAGGAGTCCGAGCCGCTGGACGTGGACGCCTCCTCGACGCAGGGCTTCGACCGGGCGGAACAGCTGGTCAGCCGGCTGATCGAGGCCACCGGAGTCGACCGGTCCAAGATCGCCGGAGTCGGCCTCGGCGTGCCCGGCCCCATCGACGTCGAGTCCGGCACCCTCGGCTCGACCGCCATCCTGCCCGGCTGGACCGGCACCAGGCCCGCCGAGGAGCTGCGGGGGCGGCTCGGCGTACCCGTGCACGTGGACAACGACGCCAACCTCGGCGCTCTCGGCGAGATGGTCTGGGGCAGCGGCCGCGGCGTGCGCGATCTGGCGTACATCAAGGTCGCCAGCGGTGTCGGTGCCGGGCTGGTGATCAACGGCAAGATCTACCGCGGTCCCGGCGGCACCGCCGGAGAGATCGGGCATATCACACTCGACGAATCCGGCCCCGTCTGCCGCTGCGGAAACCGCGGCTGCCTGGAGACCTTCGCGGCCGCGCGCTATGTGCTCCCGCTCCTCCAGTCCAGCCACGGCACCGACCTGACGATGGAAGGCGTCGTACGGCTCGCGCGGGACGGAGACCCCGGCTGCCGTCGGGTGATCGCCGACGTCGGCCGCCACATCGGCAGTGGAGTCGCCAATCTCTGCAACCTGCTGAACCCGAGCCGCGTGGTCCTCGGCGGTGATCTCGCCGAGGCCGGTGAGCTGGTGCTCGGACCGATCCGCGAGTCCGTGGGACGCTACGCCATCCCCAGCGCGGCACGCCAACTGTCCGTTCTTCCTGGGGCACTCGGCGGCCGCGCGGAGGTACTCGGAGCGCTCGCGCTGGCCCTCAGCGAGATGGGCGATTCAACACTTTTGGACGGCACCGCCGTCGGAACGCTGCAAGCGGCGGCGCCCGCCTTCACTTAGAGAACGGATGGCACCGTTGCCATCTCGTTAAGGATTTACTTCTTGACGTCGCACGTATGGCCGAGTTGACTTCCAGCCACCTCGGCCGCAATGTCGCGGCCTCGTCAGGGAGGTTTCTGAAGTGAACACGCGTATGCGTCGCGCCGCCGTCGCGATCGCCGCCGGTACGATGGCCGTTTCGCTTGCTGCCTGTGGCAGCGCCAAGGAGTCCGGCGACAAGGCCGATTCCACCGGGTCCGCCAAGAAGGGCGACGACATCAAGGTCGGCCTGCTCCTTCCCGAGAACGCGACCGCCCGTTACGAGAAGTTCGACCGGCCGCTCATCGAGAAGAAGGTCAAGGAGCTCACCGGCGGCAAGGGCGAGGTCGTCTACGCCAACGCCAAGCAGGACGCCAGCACGCAGAACCAGCAGGTCGACACGATGGTGACCAACAAGGTCGACGTGCTGATCGTGGACGCGGTGGACTCCAAGGCCATCGCCGGCTCGGTGAAGAAGGCCAAGGACGCGGGCATCCCCGTCGTCGCCTACGACCGCCTGGCCGAGGGCCCGATCGACGCCTACACCTCGTTCGACAACGAGACCGTCGGCAAGACCCAGGGCGAGGCCCTGCTGAAGGCCCTGGGCGACAAGGCCAAGGACGGCCAGATCGTCATGATGAACGGGTCGTCCACCGACCCGAACGCCGCTCAGTTCAAGAAGGGCGCGCACTCCGTGCTCGACGGCAAGGTGAAGATCGGCCGCGAGTACGACACCAAGGAGTGGAAGCCGGAGAACGCCAACGCCAACATGGAGGGCGCCATCTCCGCCCTCGGCAAGGACAAGATCGTCGGCGTCTACTCCGCCAACGACGGCATGGCGGGCGGCATCATCACGGCCCTGAAGGCCGCGGGCATCGCCGACATCCCGGTCACCGGCCAGGACGCCGAACTCTCCGGCGTGCAGCGCATCGTCACCGGTGAGCAGTACATGAGCGTCTACAAGCCCTACCCGCAGGAGGCGGACGTCGCGGCCGAGATGGCCGTCGCCCTCGCCCAGGGCAAGTCGCTCGACTCGATCGCCAAGGACAAGGTCGACAGCCCGACCACCAAGGCCATCCCCTCCGTCCTGGTCCCGGTCGTCTCGCTGACCAAGGACAACATCAAGGACACCGTCATCAAGGACGGCATCTACACCGTGAGCGAGATCTGCACGGGCAAGTACAAGGCCGCTTGCGACAAGATCGGCCTCAAGTAGGCCATCGGTCTCAAGTAAGCAGTCGTCAGGTCCCCTCAGGGATACGGGAGTCCGCGTCCGGACTCCCGTGACTCCCGTACGGGCCGGCTGCCCCGAGTTCCTCCGGCGCCCCGCCACACCAGCCCCGCAAGCTCTGCGGGGCGCCGGAGTGATCACTCCTCCCACACTTCTGCACAACCTCCCGCCGGGTCAGGCGGCGAAGGAGATGGTTCACGTGTCCGCTACGCCCGTGCTGGCGTTGCGCGGGGTCTCCAAGCGGTTCGGTGCCGTACAGGCGCTCACCGACGTAGAGCTTGAGATCCACGCCGGTGAGGTGGTCGCCCTGGTCGGCGACAACGGCGCCGGAAAGTCCACGCTGGTCAAGACGATCGCCGGCGTGCACCCCATCGATGAGGGCGTCATCGAATGGGACGGCAGGTCCGTCCAGATCAACAAGCCGCACGACGCCCAGAACCTGGGCATCGCGACCGTCTACCAGGACCTCGCGCTGTGCGACAACATCGACGTCGTCGGCAACCTCTACCTGGGCCGGGAGATCCGCAAGCGCGGCATCCTCGACGAGGTGGAGATGGAGCGCCGCTCCCGCGAGCTCCTCGACACGCTGTCGATCCGCATCCCCAGCGTGCGCATCCCGATCGCCTCGCTCTCCGGCGGCCAGCGCCAGACCGTGGCCATCGCCCGGTCCATGCTCGGCGAGCCCAAGCTGGTCATCCTCGACGAGCCCACCGCCGCCCTCGGCGTCGAGCAGACCGCGCAGGTCCTCGACCTGGTCGAGCGGCTGCGCGAGCGCGGCCACGCCGTGATCCTCATCAGCCACAACATGGCCGATGTGAAGGCCGTCGCGGACAAGGTCGCCGTGCTGCGCCTCGGGCGCAACAACGGCGTCTTCGAGGTCAAGTCGACCTCGCAGGAAGAGATCATCTCCGCCATCACCGGCGCCACCGACAACGCCGTGACCCGCCGTGCGGCGCGCACGAACGGGGAGGGTTCCAAGTGAGCATCGACAAGACCTCCGCGGCTCCCGAAGACCACGTCGTGGAGAACCCCGAGGCGGCCAAGGCCGCCGTCACGGTCGTCGACCCCCGGCTGCTGGTGCGCGAGCAGGGGCTCGCGGGCTACGTCACCGAGTTCAAGCGCAAGATGAAGTCCGGCGACCTGGGCTCCATCCCGGTCGTCGTCGGCCTCGCGATCATCTGGATCATCTTCCAGAGCCTGAACTCCAACTTCCTCACCGCGGGCAACTTGTCCGACATGTCCGTCGCCATGGTGGGCACGGGCATGATCGCCGTAGGCATCGTGTTCGTGCTGCTGCTGGGCGAGATCGACCTGTCGGTCGGCTCGGTCAGCGGTGTCGCGGGTGCGAGCTTCGCCGTGCTGAACGTCACCAACGGCATGAACGAGTGGCTCGCCTTCGTGCTGGCCATCGTCACCGGCACCGTCGCCGGCGCGCTGCACGGCTTCTTCTTCGCGAAGATCGGCGTCCCGGCGTTCGCCGTCACCCTGGCCGGACTGCTGTTCTGGAACGGCTTCATGCTCCAGATCCTGGGCGACAACGGCACGATCAACCTCGACCCGGACGGGGTCGTGGCCCAGCTGACCAGCTACTACTTCTCCGATGTGGCCGCCGCGTACGGGCTGGCCGCCGTGGTGACCGCCGGGTACTTCCTCAGCTCCTTCCTCGGCAACCGGCGCCGGGAGGCCGCTGGGGTGCCGTCGCGGCCGCTGAGCGAGATCATCGTGCGGACGGTGCTGCTGGCGATCGTCGCGTTCGCCGTCGCCATCGTCTTCAACCAGTACAAGGGCCTGCCGCTGGCCGTGGTGATCTTCATCGTGGTGCTGCTGGTCACAGACTTCGTGCTGCGGCGCACGGCGTACGGGCGGAAGGTGTTCGCGCTCGGCGGCAGCGTCGAGGCGTCGCGGCGGGCCGGCATCAACGTGGAGATGGTCCGGATCTCGGTGTTCGCGATCTCCGGGACCTTCGCCGCGGTCGGTGGTCTGTTCATCGCCTCGAAGATCGCGGCGGCGAACCAGGGTGCCGGTGGCGGTGACCTGCTGATGAACGCGATCGCCGCCGCGGTGATCGGCGGTACGTCGCTGTTCGGCGGCCGTGGGCGGACGTGGAACGCGTTGCTCGGTGTGCTGGTGATCGTGTCCATCCAGTACGGGCTCGCCCTGGAGGGCATCGCTTCTCCGGTGCAGTACATGATCACGGGCGGTGTGCTGTTGGCCACGGTGGTGATCGATGCGGTGACCCGGAAGACGCAGAAGACGGCGGGGCGCGCGTAGCACCAAAACACATGACTGCGCCCGGCACCTCGAGGTGCCGGG encodes the following:
- a CDS encoding ROK family transcriptional regulator, producing METPGSQSSLHRANLERVVRAVRLAGSLTQAEIARTTGLSAATVSNIVRELKDRGTVEVTPTSAGGRRARSVSLSGDAGIVIGVDFGHTHLRVAIGNLAHQVLAEESEPLDVDASSTQGFDRAEQLVSRLIEATGVDRSKIAGVGLGVPGPIDVESGTLGSTAILPGWTGTRPAEELRGRLGVPVHVDNDANLGALGEMVWGSGRGVRDLAYIKVASGVGAGLVINGKIYRGPGGTAGEIGHITLDESGPVCRCGNRGCLETFAAARYVLPLLQSSHGTDLTMEGVVRLARDGDPGCRRVIADVGRHIGSGVANLCNLLNPSRVVLGGDLAEAGELVLGPIRESVGRYAIPSAARQLSVLPGALGGRAEVLGALALALSEMGDSTLLDGTAVGTLQAAAPAFT
- a CDS encoding sugar ABC transporter substrate-binding protein, with protein sequence MRRAAVAIAAGTMAVSLAACGSAKESGDKADSTGSAKKGDDIKVGLLLPENATARYEKFDRPLIEKKVKELTGGKGEVVYANAKQDASTQNQQVDTMVTNKVDVLIVDAVDSKAIAGSVKKAKDAGIPVVAYDRLAEGPIDAYTSFDNETVGKTQGEALLKALGDKAKDGQIVMMNGSSTDPNAAQFKKGAHSVLDGKVKIGREYDTKEWKPENANANMEGAISALGKDKIVGVYSANDGMAGGIITALKAAGIADIPVTGQDAELSGVQRIVTGEQYMSVYKPYPQEADVAAEMAVALAQGKSLDSIAKDKVDSPTTKAIPSVLVPVVSLTKDNIKDTVIKDGIYTVSEICTGKYKAACDKIGLK
- a CDS encoding ATP-binding cassette domain-containing protein codes for the protein MVHVSATPVLALRGVSKRFGAVQALTDVELEIHAGEVVALVGDNGAGKSTLVKTIAGVHPIDEGVIEWDGRSVQINKPHDAQNLGIATVYQDLALCDNIDVVGNLYLGREIRKRGILDEVEMERRSRELLDTLSIRIPSVRIPIASLSGGQRQTVAIARSMLGEPKLVILDEPTAALGVEQTAQVLDLVERLRERGHAVILISHNMADVKAVADKVAVLRLGRNNGVFEVKSTSQEEIISAITGATDNAVTRRAARTNGEGSK
- a CDS encoding sugar ABC transporter permease — encoded protein: MSIDKTSAAPEDHVVENPEAAKAAVTVVDPRLLVREQGLAGYVTEFKRKMKSGDLGSIPVVVGLAIIWIIFQSLNSNFLTAGNLSDMSVAMVGTGMIAVGIVFVLLLGEIDLSVGSVSGVAGASFAVLNVTNGMNEWLAFVLAIVTGTVAGALHGFFFAKIGVPAFAVTLAGLLFWNGFMLQILGDNGTINLDPDGVVAQLTSYYFSDVAAAYGLAAVVTAGYFLSSFLGNRRREAAGVPSRPLSEIIVRTVLLAIVAFAVAIVFNQYKGLPLAVVIFIVVLLVTDFVLRRTAYGRKVFALGGSVEASRRAGINVEMVRISVFAISGTFAAVGGLFIASKIAAANQGAGGGDLLMNAIAAAVIGGTSLFGGRGRTWNALLGVLVIVSIQYGLALEGIASPVQYMITGGVLLATVVIDAVTRKTQKTAGRA